In one Arachis duranensis cultivar V14167 chromosome 9, aradu.V14167.gnm2.J7QH, whole genome shotgun sequence genomic region, the following are encoded:
- the LOC107464083 gene encoding GATA transcription factor 9: MEVPEYFVGGYYGAGGDQFSTEKRHGVGGGDQKHGGYGGGGEPFAIDDLLDFSNADAIMSDGYSSTDSSNVTAVDSCNSSVSGGDNHFPAGIVPRAFSSGDPQFSGGDLCVPYDDMAELEWLSNFVEDSFSTEEDLKTLQLLSGGGATAINGRKPQTPESSSSSENALHPPFDTARNAPFLLHQETPLPGKARSKRSRAAPGDWSTRLLHLSTPPPPKLQTSAAEHKPPTPKVAAPTTTKRREANAECLGRKCLHCGADKTPQWRTGPMGPKTLCNACGVRFKSGRLVPEYRPAASPTFVSTKHSNSHRKVLELRRQKDLQRQHQQQQQLMSQTSIFGVSNGGDEFLIHHHHHHPHHHQQHHCGPDFRHVI, encoded by the exons ATGGAAGTGCCGGAATACTTCGTCGGTGGCTATTACGGCGCCGGAGGAGACCAATTCTCAACGGAGAAGCGGCACGGCGTCGGCGGTGGTGACCAGAAGCACGGTGGTTATGGCGGCGGTGGTGAGCCGTTTGCCATTGACGACCTACTTGATTTCTCCAACGCCGACGCCATCATGTCCGACGGATACTCCTCCACCGACTCGTCCAACGTCACCGCGGTTGACAGCTGTAACTCCTCCGTCTCCGGTGGCGACAACCATTTCCCTGCCGGCATTGTCCCTCGCGCATTCTCCTCCGGCGATCCACAATTCTCCGGCGGTGATCTCTGCGTTCCG TACGATGACATGGCGGAACTGGAGTGGCTCTCGAACTTCGTGGAGGACTCGTTCTCCACCGAAGAAGATCTGAAAACGCTGCAGCTTCTCTCCGGCGGTGGCGCCACTGCCATCAACGGCAGAAAACCTCAGACGCCGGAGTCATCATCTTCCTCGGAAAACGCGCTCCATCCTCCATTTGATACCGCGCGAAACGCACCGTTTCTTCTTCATCAGGAGACGCCGCTTCCAGGCAAAGCTCGCAGCAAGCGCTCACGCGCGGCGCCGGGGGATTGGTCCACGCGCTTGCTTCACCTCTCGACTCCTCCGCCGCCGAAACTCCAGACGTCTGCGGCGGAGCATAAGCCTCCGACACCGAAAGTGGCGGCACCGACGACGACGAAGAGGAGGGAGGCGAATGCGGAGTGTTTGGGGAGAAAGTGTCTACACTGCGGCGCAGATAAGACGCCACAGTGGCGAACAGGGCCCATGGGCCCAAAGACTCTGTGCAACGCTTGCGGTGTGAGGTTTAAGTCGGGCCGACTTGTGCCTGAGTACAGGCCCGCGGCGAGCCCAACGTTCGTTTCAACGAAGCACTCGAATTCTCATAGGAAGGTTCTGGAACTGAGGCGGCAGAAGGATTTGCAGCGGCAGcatcagcagcagcagcaactgATGAGTCAAACTTCCATTTTTGGTGTATCCAACGGTGGAGATGAGTTCTTaatccatcatcatcatcatcatccccatcatcatcaacaacacCATTGTGGCCCTGATTTTAGGCATGTTATCTAG